The Marinoscillum sp. 108 genome has a segment encoding these proteins:
- the atpG gene encoding ATP synthase F1 subunit gamma has protein sequence MANLKEVKGRIQSVTSTQQITKAMKMVAAAKLRRAQDRITQMRPYSQKLSAIIQNVSAGVDSDQVDNPYAEAKEVGKVLLVVVTSDRGLCGGFNSSIFKHTKALVAREYADVEAAGNLMLMPIGKKAYDHFKKRGYNVIEDYHHLFSNLDFAHALEAAEFVMSEFLEGEFDKVEIIYNEFKNVATQIVRNEQFLPVQNVSAEDDAPAETIDYIYEPNQKFIFSEIIPKSLKIQFYKTLLESNASEQGARMTAMGQATDNAGELLKELKLTYNRTRQAAITKEILEIVGGAEALAQGG, from the coding sequence ATGGCGAACCTTAAGGAAGTAAAAGGAAGAATTCAGTCGGTCACATCGACACAGCAGATAACCAAAGCTATGAAGATGGTGGCAGCAGCAAAGCTGAGAAGAGCTCAGGATCGGATCACTCAGATGCGCCCCTATTCTCAAAAGCTATCTGCCATCATTCAGAATGTATCTGCCGGAGTGGATAGTGATCAGGTGGACAATCCATATGCTGAGGCAAAGGAAGTCGGAAAGGTGTTGTTGGTAGTCGTGACTTCTGACAGAGGACTTTGCGGTGGTTTCAACAGTAGTATCTTCAAGCACACCAAAGCTTTGGTGGCCAGGGAGTATGCTGATGTGGAAGCGGCAGGTAATCTGATGCTCATGCCTATTGGCAAAAAGGCTTACGATCATTTCAAAAAGCGTGGATATAACGTCATAGAGGATTATCATCATCTTTTTTCAAACCTGGATTTTGCACATGCATTGGAAGCTGCAGAGTTTGTAATGAGTGAATTTCTGGAAGGTGAATTTGACAAAGTGGAGATTATCTACAATGAGTTCAAAAATGTAGCCACTCAGATTGTCAGAAATGAGCAGTTCTTGCCAGTACAAAATGTATCTGCTGAAGATGATGCTCCGGCTGAGACAATTGACTATATCTATGAGCCGAATCAGAAATTTATCTTTTCTGAAATCATTCCCAAGTCATTGAAAATCCAGTTTTATAAGACTTTACTGGAGTCAAATGCCTCGGAGCAGGGCGCTCGTATGACTGCTATGGGTCAGGCAACAGACAATGCCGGTGAGCTGCTTAAGGAGCTGAAGTTGACTTATAACAGAACCCGCCAGGCAGCGATTACAAAAGAAATTTTGGAGATCGTTGGTGGAGCAGAAGCCCTCGCGCAGGGAGGATAA
- a CDS encoding class I SAM-dependent methyltransferase: MSFDRVAWIYDQLAGLVFGSQWDQVQQAPVGNLAGKSRVLIVGGGTGLLLDALQDVEKIVFLELSEKMIARSRNRGSHPRVDYVHADFFQWETSEKFDAIVMPFFLDCFGTEKLEGAIFKARTHLTENGELHVIDFQSASWWKNSLIHVMYLFFRLFSSLEGKTLLNIDGAIRNAQFGQKSESFLCDKWIFYSVYQPNRIT, translated from the coding sequence ATGAGTTTTGATCGGGTGGCGTGGATTTATGATCAACTGGCCGGCTTGGTGTTTGGTTCGCAATGGGATCAGGTGCAACAGGCGCCAGTCGGTAATCTTGCAGGCAAGAGCCGGGTGTTAATTGTAGGGGGAGGCACGGGTCTTTTGCTCGATGCACTTCAGGATGTTGAGAAAATTGTCTTTTTAGAGCTTTCGGAGAAAATGATTGCCAGAAGTAGAAATAGAGGCTCACACCCACGGGTTGATTATGTACATGCTGATTTCTTTCAATGGGAAACCAGCGAGAAGTTCGATGCCATAGTGATGCCCTTTTTTCTTGATTGTTTTGGTACAGAGAAGTTGGAAGGTGCCATCTTCAAAGCCCGGACGCATTTGACGGAGAACGGAGAATTGCATGTCATCGATTTTCAATCAGCTTCATGGTGGAAGAATTCCCTGATCCACGTGATGTACCTGTTTTTTAGACTGTTTTCGAGCCTTGAAGGGAAGACGTTATTGAACATAGATGGCGCCATTCGAAATGCACAATTCGGGCAGAAGTCAGAATCTTTTTTGTGTGACAAATGGATTTTTTACAGCGTGTACCAACCCAACCGGATCACCTGA